From the Solea senegalensis isolate Sse05_10M linkage group LG16, IFAPA_SoseM_1, whole genome shotgun sequence genome, one window contains:
- the tp53i3 gene encoding quinone oxidoreductase PIG3, whose protein sequence is MHHILQTGRFLLRSTDQTTWHKSCSSFAKMMRAVCVDVPGGPENLLLRTVPRPQPKNGEVLIKVHATALNRADLLQRRGLYPAPPGESDIIGLEVAGTVDTLGAEVKRGWKPDDRVMALLCGGGYAEYVAVPEELLMPVPSNLTLCQAAAIPEAWLTAFQLLVLIAQVKEGEVVLAHAGASGVGTAAVQLVRLFGAVPLVTAGSPEKLRMAKELGAAAGFDYKTESFAQGVHDFTGGKGADVILDCIGGKNWEQNVSCLATDGRWVLYGTMGGRTIEGDLLGKLLSKRGHLLASLLRSRSLQYKAELVEAFSRQVLPHFSDAAASLRPVIDSTFSLVDIAEAHRHMEANKNMGKIIINVIPQNQDTQ, encoded by the exons CTGCAAACTGGAAGGTTTTTACTGAGAAGCACTGACCAAACA accTGGCACAAGAGTTGCTCAAGCTTTGCCAAGATGATGCGTGCAGTGTGTGTTGACGTACCAGGAGGACCAGAGAATCTGCTGCTGCGGACTGTTCCCAGACCTCAACCTAAAAATGGAGAAGTACTGATTAAAGTTCATGCAACTGCCCTCAACAGGGCTGATTTACTGCAG AGGCGAGGACTGTACCCTGCTCCTCCTGGTGAGAGTGACATCATCGGCCTGGAGGTGGCTGGGACTGTGGACACTCTGGGCGCTGAAGTGAAGAGAGGCTGGAAGCCTGACGACAGGGTCATGGCTTTGCTCTGTGGAGGAGGATACGCCGAGTATGTGGCTGTACCTGAGGAGCTTCTCATGCCCGTTCCCTCGAATCTCACACTCTGCCAGGCTGCTGCCATTCCAGAGGCCTGGCTCACTGCTTTCCAACTATTGGTTCTCATAG CTCAGGTGAAGGAGGGTGAAGTGGTGCTGGCTCACGCTGGAGCTAGCGGAGTGGGAACGGCAGCAGTTCAGCTCGTGCGTCTGTTCGGTGCCGTGCCCCTCGTCACAGCAGGGAGTCCAGAGAAGCTGAGGATGGCCAAGGAACTGGGAGCAGCAGCTGGGTTTGACTACAAAACGGAAAGCTTTGCTCAGGGAGTTCATGACTTCACAGGAG GAAAGGGAGCAGATGTCATACTTGACTGTATTGGTGGAAAAAACTGGGAGCAGAACGTGAGTTGCTTAGCCACTGATGGCAGGTGGGTGCTGTATGGCACCATGGGGGGCAGAACGATAGAAGGTGATCTTCTGGGTAAACTGCTCTCTAAGCGAGGACACTTGCTCGCCAGCCTCCTCCGCTCCCGCAGCCTTCAG TACAAAGCAGAGCTGGTCGAAGCTTTCTCACGCCAAGTGTTACCGCACTTCTCAGACGCGGCAGCTTCTTTGAGGCCAGTGATTGACAGCACATTCAGCCTCGTGGACATCGCAGAGGCTCACAGGCACATGGAGGCCAACAAGAACATGGGCAAGATTATCATTAACGTGATTCCACAGAATCAGGACACTCAgtga
- the LOC122782408 gene encoding SH2 domain-containing adapter protein F-like: MAKWLKDYLNFGSRRDPPQPPRPDYSESEILRAYRAQKELDFEDPYKHSEKEIQNGGFSSCSATMSLPSFPAVLPNGVEVKVVSPKHRLIKVDSQEFGRCTIPLSPVTVQEEPVVPSAPAVSDTDTDYSDPFDARPDPRVRPNWEPKPAPTDCCSYMEPFEAQRIISELQHSMITNRSGSGDPGQLYDNPYEERTRHHHRAAPPGQQQTHKVECGLGLLDTRESRLPQDDERPADEYDQPWEWKKDNISKALAVQFEGAERERSRAQTDQSRLTKTGVTSPTMDSTLRLIGDTPPLLGERVDPAMPLERQVWYHGALSRSEAETLLTLCKESSYLVRKSQSCHDDYSLSLRSCKGFMHMKFTRSADGRYVLGENSPPFSTIPEVIHYYTTHRLPIRGAEHMSLLYPVIVQTL, encoded by the exons ATGGCAAAGTGGCTGAAGGACTACCTGAACTTTGGCAGCAGGCGTGACCCTCCACAGCCCCCAAGGCCAGATTACAGTGAGAGTGAGATTTTGAGGGCTTACCGTGCTCAGAAAGAGCTAGATTTTGAGGACCCGTACAAGCACTCTGAGAAGGAGATCCAGAATGGTGGTTTCAGCTCCTGCAGTGCCACAATGAGCCTTCCCTCTTTCCCTGCAGTGCTGCCTAATGGTGTTGAG GTGAAAGTGGTGTCTCCTAAACACAGACTGATCAAAGTGGACTCTCAGGAGTTTGGCCGCTGCACAATCCCCTTGAGTCCTGTGACTGTTCAAGAAGAACCA GTGGTTCCTTCTGCCCCAGCAGTGTCAGACACAGACACGGACTACTCTGACCCATTTGATGCCCGTCCAGATCCAAGAGTTAGACCAAACTGGGAGCCCAAACCTGCACCAACTGACTGTTGCAGCTATATGGAGCCATTTGAAGCTCAACGGATCATATCAG AACTGCAGCACAGCATGATAACTAACAGGTCTGGAAGTGGAGACCCTGGCCAGTTATATGATAACCCGTACGAGGAAAGGACTCGTCACCATCACCGAGCTGCTCCACCAGGACAACAGCAAACCCATAAGGTGGAATGCGGCCTCGGCCTCCTTGACACCAGGGAGAGCAGACTTCCACAGGATGATGAGAGGCCGGCTGATGAATACGACCAACCCTGGGAATGGAAGAAGGACAACATCTCTAAAGCCCTTGCAG TTCAGTTTGAAGGGGCAGAAAGAGAGCGCTCACGAGCTCAAACAGACCAAAGCAGGCTCACCAAAACTGGTGTCACGTCTCCCACAATGGACTCTACACTCCGTTTGATTGGTGATACTCCTCCTCTTTTGGGAGAGAGAGTGGATCCAGCTATGCCTCTGGAGAGACAAGT ATGGTACCATGGAGCTCTGAGCCGGTCAGAGGCAGAAACTTTACTGACTCTGTGCAAAGAGAGCTCTTACCTGGTGAGAAAAAGCCAGTCCTGCCACGATGACtactcgctctctctcag GAGCTGCAAAGGCTTCATGCATATGAAGTTCACTCGGTCAGCAGACGGGCGTTACGTGCTCGGTGAGAACAGCCCTCCCTTCTCCACCATCCCTGAGGTCATCCACTACTACACTACACACAGGCTGCCAATCAGAGGCGCTGAACACATGTCCCTGCTGTATCCGGTCATAGTGCAGACCCTCTGA